The genomic stretch CTTAACATCATAGACTAACTTCATCTCAGTGGGTATATCTCCATTATACTCTTTACACAATTCTTCAATTTTTTCAATATCTTCACTTATTATGCGTAGTACCATAAAACCTTTTTTGGGTGATACATCATATCTTTTATCCCCATTCTCTAATGCATCGTTTAATTTATGGGGCTTTACATAATTATTATTAATCAAATAAAAAAACTTACTTGAAATTACTCCTTGCTCACGCGAAGCATATACATATACTTTATCCGCTCGACCTTCCACATATTCCATGCATACTGATATCATATCTGCTTGCAATTCACTGAACTTATCTTCAAATTCTTTCATAAATAATTTTCACTCCTTAGTATTTTTAATAATTTTAAAGTACCACTCACCATCAATTGTATAATTAACTATAAATTTCTCAGGTCGCACATCGTTCCCATCGTAAATAATTTCCACATCAGTCGTTACTTTTTTAGGGGGAATCTCTTTCAAAGCTATAGCCCATTCTTCTTCTATTTTCTTATATTGTATTAAGTTAACCTCACTCAATTGTGATACCAAATTATCTATTTTAGGTAGGCCTCCAAATCTATCGCCCGCTAAATGCCCCGCGTGATCTTGCCCTTTTACTTTACCGAGAGTATTTTTGCTGTGTGATAGCCTCTCTGTTCTTGATGTTAATTGTAAGTTTCTGGTTTCAAAGCTTATAATTCTACCTGCATTTTCCTATAAGTTAAGCTACTAATCATTCATCATATTAATAGAAGTTGGTGTATAATCAACGGAGGACTTTTGAAGAAGGATTAAATCTGTAGGTGTTTGTAAACTGTTTAATTTTTAATTTGGAGTGATAGAAGAAAGAGAATTCACACAACCTCCCTGCCACTCTAAAAACGACAAAGGAGGTTAATTAAATGATGGATGTGTTCATTACTTGTTGCGGTGCTATTGGATTTTTCTTAGTGATTAATTTCTTTTTTTCATTGTTATACATGGTTAGCAAAACAGCAGGAAATGGCTTTTACCGCTGGTCTACCCACGATGAATTTTTCATTTTAACACTGATAATCTTTCCGTTATTCGGATTAACGCAATACACAGCTAATCAGTTTTATGACAAATTCAACTGGTTTACAGCTAGATTAATGCTAATCTTATACGCCATTTTGGTATTGATCCTCGCGATCTCATTTTTTATTTTGTTTGATTATCTTATAAGCATAACTTGATATAGAGCAGTACATAACAATTTCAGCCATGTTAATAAAATAGTTTAGTTCAATTTTATATGTGTGCATTTACGAAAAGGGTGTTCGCTTGATGGAGTTTTTAGCAATAGTATTTGGATTTATAGGTTTATCATTGTGCTTCAATTTATTTTTTTCTTTTCTCTATTTAATAAGTAAATCGGCCGGACATGGATTTTATCGATGGATGGTTCATGATTTAGACTATTTAATGATTCTTTCAACTCCATTGATAGGTTTAACGCAATTTGTCGCAACTAGAATTTATGAAAAGTTTAACTGGTTTATAGCCAGGGTTTTATTAATTTTATTTTCCATTTTGTTGTTTGTCTTAGCAATCATTTTCTTTATTTTATTTGGGAAAATGGCAGGTTCCAAGGAATGAAGCGTATGATGAGGAATTGATTGCAAAAGCCGAAGATAAAGCAGAACATTACATACGGAGTCATTATAACGGTGTTAAAACCGTTGAATTTAGTACCGATTATAGCAGTCCTAGGGGTAATAAGTTAGAGAACATTGCGCTAGAAAAAGGAAGTGAATGCATGCAGTTTTTAACTATAGCTTGTGGAGTTATCGCAGTATTGTTAACGTTTAATTTGTTTTTTTAACCCTATATTTCGTTAGTAGAACAGCAGGTACTAGATTGTATCATTGGGCTACTCATGAGGACCTAGAGGTATTGATCCTCCTCTCCTTTCCGTTCTTTGGATTAACTCAATATGTAGCCAGTCGCTGTTATGATCGGTTTAATTGGTTTCAAGCTAGAGGGATGCTTCTTTCATTTTCAATTTTGCTCCTTCTCTTAGATATCGGTTTCTTTATTTCCTTTATTCATTTATCCCAATCAACCTAAAACAAAAGGCTGCAGGTGCTGTTGGTGAAACGTTTTTTATACTAATGAGAAAGCAAAAGAGACATGAAGTGAGTTAACAGATAAATTATACGGATTGGTATAACTTCACCCCAACAAATTCCTTAAATAACTAAAAGGATTCGATAAATATGATGCATGTATTAACAGTTATATGCGGTGCAATAGGCTTTTCATTGATTTTCAATATGTTTTTTTCATTTTTATATTTCGTTAGTAAATCTGCAGGAAAAGGATTGTACCGTTGGATTACCTACGATGATTTTGAAATATTAACGGTATTAACATTTCCGTTTTTAGGATTAACACAATACGTAGCAAGTAGATTATATGAAAGAAACAACTGGTTTAAAGCCAGAATGATCCTTTTCCTATACTCCATATTATTATTAATACTAGCAATCTTGTTTTTTATTTTGTTTGACTTGTTATAGTAGCCATTTAAAGCTTATAACGGAAAGTACTTTACCTGCATGTCTTGTACTCTATCTATGGAAGAATACATATTTTCACTTGATAAATTATTTGGATGGATAAGGCGTTAATAAAATAGCATAAAATAAAGGATGTTATACACTTGGTGGAGTTTCTGGCAACAGTATGTGGATTTATCGGAATATCATTGTGCTTCAATTTATTTTTTTCTTTTCTCTATTTAACAAGTAAATCTGCAGGGCAAGGATTTTATCGATGGGTTGTTCATGACTTAGACTACTTAATGGTTCTATCCTCGCCATTGATCGGTTTAACTCAATTTGTGGCAAGTAGAATATATAATAAATTTAATTGGTTTGTTTCTAGACTATTGCTCATTGTTTTCTCGTTTGTATTGCTTGTTTCATCTATCATTTCCTTTATGCTATTAAGTTATTTTGTTGACTTAATGTAAACTAAAACTGCAAGGACTAAACCTATCCGCCTT from Bacillus sp. Cs-700 encodes the following:
- a CDS encoding DNA/RNA non-specific endonuclease, whose product is MISFETRNLQLTSRTERLSHSKNTLGKVKGQDHAGHLAGDRFGGLPKIDNLVSQLSEVNLIQYKKIEEEWAIALKEIPPKKVTTDVEIIYDGNDVRPEKFIVNYTIDGEWYFKIIKNTKE
- a CDS encoding immunity protein YezG family protein gives rise to the protein MKEFEDKFSELQADMISVCMEYVEGRADKVYVYASREQGVISSKFFYLINNNYVKPHKLNDALENGDKRYDVSPKKGFMVLRIISEDIEKIEELCKEYNGDIPTEMKLVYDVKSSNFKAEYKYELVYTHDDVKTADHVAEEWFEEVKNNL